The Silene latifolia isolate original U9 population unplaced genomic scaffold, ASM4854445v1 scaffold_75, whole genome shotgun sequence nucleotide sequence TTGTCTAAGGCTAATTCACCTCCTAATGGTATTGATTTTAAGGCTTCCGGCGGTACTCCCACTGGCCGTTTTACTAACGGTAGAACTATCGGTGACATTGTTGGTAAGCACCCTGGCCTGGCCTTCTTATTATCCACCCTTTTCGTCCTGAAATAATACATTAGCGGATTTAGAAAATTATTTGGATGATCAAAAGTTGTAACTTAACAAGTTTTTTTATTAACCAGGAGAGCAAATGGGAATTCCGAATTATGCCATTCCATTTTTGGCCCCAAATGCCACCGGAAAAACCATACTAAATGGAGTGAACTACGCATCTGGAGGAGGTGGAATACTTAATGCAACCGGAAGAATTTTTGTAAGTTTTACAATAGATCAGGAGTTTGCGACATTATACTAAAGACTTGTCGACTTTATGTGACCATATTAGTTAAAATGACAAAAACTCGAAAAAATGGTTGGCAGGTGAACAGGATTGGAATGGACGTCCAAGTTGATTTTTTCAATATCACAAGGAAACAAATTGATGAATTGTTAGGAGAGTCGAAAGCAAAGGACTACATATCCAAAAAGTCAATATTCTCAATTTCTGTTGGATCAAACGATTTCCTCAACAATTACTTGATGCCCGTTCTCTCAATTGGAGCTAGGATTTCCGAAACCCCTGATTCTTTTACCGATGATATGATTAATCATCTCAGAGATCAACTAACTGTATGTTACTCATTCACACATTTTCTTCGTCGTAGCTTGTTTGCATCTTGGCCGTACCCATACCTATATTAGCCAGCTCAGCTTGTTCGTGTAGAAATTTTAAAGCATGACAGTTGTCAGTTAGTTTAACTTGTAAAGATAGCGAACATAATTTACTCGTACGTAAAGTGGTTATGTTAATATTTGGGTGTTAATTGTGGTTGCAGAGGTTATACCAATTGGATGCTCGAAAGTTTGTGGTGGGAAATGTGGGGCCAATAGGGTGCATACCTTACCAAAAGACAATAAATCAGTTGAAGGAGAATGAATGTGTAGATTTGGCTGACCAGCTTGCACGCCAATATAATTCCAAGCTCAAAAACCTTCTCGCTCAACTTGGCCCCAATCTACCAGGATCCACCTTTGTTTATGCTAATGTCTATGACCTTGTCATGGAACTTATCACTAACTACAGGAAATATGGTACGTCCCCATTCTTAATTTCTCTCGTCTTTGACGCTTAATTCCTTACAGGTTAACCGAAAGTATAGACTGCTTTATACACGTCTTGAATCCAGACTAATTTTCCTTGAAAATTTGTAAGTTGTTATCACAACGGATGTATGTAATTGTGTAGGATTTACCACATCAAGCGTAGCATGTTGTGGAAACGGAGGGCAATACGCAGGAATAGTACCATGTGGACCAACATCAAGCTTATGTAAAGATCGTGATAAGCATGTGTTTTGGGATCCTTACCATCCAAGTGAAGCTGCAAATGTGTTGATAGCTAAACAATTACTTGATGGAGATACCAAATACATTTCTCCCATGAATCTTCGACAACTTCGAAATCTATAATTATAGTGTAATACTTAAGTGTGCAACCACATTGGCGTTTATACATGCTCTTTTGTGTCTTTCCCTTAGATTCAATTTGCTTTACTTTATCCATaattatattttgtaatttttacatTGATCAAATGAGAAGTATATAAACATCAAATGTTATCCCTTTTTTAACTTTCCCAACTTGTAATGATATTTCTTGCAAAAACAAGGACATTTGACGGCCTAAAAGTCGTGTGCTCATCAAAATAAATATATAGTAATCACTTACGCGACTAGATTACTGAAATAGTAATATAAAGAAAGTAAGCGTTGAAATCATAGATAGCTAGGACTAAGATTAGTTAAAGTGAGGAAGAGAGTAGAGTAAAGTAACGAATTTGGAGAACTAATTTGTTGAAATATCAAGCTGGACTTTCCATATAGTTAATTAACTATAGTGACTAGTTAGATATAACTAACTTCCTCGTATAAAGTTAACTATAGTTAGTTAAGgtagattatatatatatatatatatatatatatatatatatatatatatagaattaggatcacatgagtccaccctatctttttgagtccgtgagtccatgatataatatcacacgttatattaaataatatcacagcttacagtatcacacgttatatactaaacaatatcacaactggaaaaaaaaaactttttgaaaaaaaaaattgaaaaaaaaaaatcgtgatattgttttgtaatacaatatcacacgttatgctaaacaatatcacacgttgtactaaacaatatcacagttttcatgaaaaaaaaattgttaaaaaaaaatttcaaaaaaaaaaaaaaaattcgaaaagaaaattttgaaaaaaaaaatttcttgatattgttttgtaatacaatatcacaagttatgctaaacaatatcacacgttatactaaacaatatcacagcttacacgaaaaaaaaaaattgttaaaaaaaatattcgaaaaaaaaaattatgaaaaaaaaaaatttgaaaaaaaaaatttcgaaaaaaaaaaaatcgaaaaaaaattttttcgaaaaaaaatttttattttgaaaaaaaaaaataattttgaaaaaaaaaaaattcgtgatattgttttgtatagtgcgtgatattgttttatggactcatggactcaaatatttaggtggactcaccggatcccacctatatatatatatatatatatatatatatatatatatatatatatatatatatatatatatatatatatatatatatagagttgggatccggtgagaacccctaaatatttgaggattgaggattagtgaatacaatatcacaaagttattcaatacaatatcacgaaaaatccgACCtttgccaattttttttttttttttttttttttaaaagaaattataattttttttttaaatacgggtgtttttttttgtgatattttatcgaataactttttgtgatattgtattgaacaacctacgatattgtaacgaaatcctcaatcctcaaaaagatagtgtatcctcacatgatctcattcctatatatatatatatatatatatatatatatatatatatatatatatatatatatatatattcgggatcctatgagaaccatcaagataatgagaaccatttATAGCCTTAAATATAACTGAAATTTGACGATTGAGATTGTTGGTAATAATATGTCCGCGAAATTTCAGAGCCGTCAGACCCCTCAAATCCTCTTTAACTCAGTCACTTTCCCAAATACCTTTTTCTCTCTCTTCCATCGTCCTCTCCAAT carries:
- the LOC141640243 gene encoding GDSL esterase/lipase At2g23540-like; amino-acid sequence: MSFLYSNHDHGLSLIMIFAVAISLIVSITKGEDQSLGASFIFGDSLVDAGNNNYLSTLSKANSPPNGIDFKASGGTPTGRFTNGRTIGDIVGEQMGIPNYAIPFLAPNATGKTILNGVNYASGGGGILNATGRIFVNRIGMDVQVDFFNITRKQIDELLGESKAKDYISKKSIFSISVGSNDFLNNYLMPVLSIGARISETPDSFTDDMINHLRDQLTRLYQLDARKFVVGNVGPIGCIPYQKTINQLKENECVDLADQLARQYNSKLKNLLAQLGPNLPGSTFVYANVYDLVMELITNYRKYGFTTSSVACCGNGGQYAGIVPCGPTSSLCKDRDKHVFWDPYHPSEAANVLIAKQLLDGDTKYISPMNLRQLRNL